Genomic DNA from Scylla paramamosain isolate STU-SP2022 chromosome 12, ASM3559412v1, whole genome shotgun sequence:
gagagagagagagagagagagagagagagagagactatgacaAACAGCTGATGCAAAAGTACcattaaaattaaagaaagcaagaaagggaATGTTGGGCAGAGAAGCAAGCACCTTATAAACTAACTGTGCTATTATACTGTTACaaggttatttattatttatggaAACACTTGGAACATTTAGTAAAGATATATTTGTGCAAAGTGATACAGCTGGTTGAGGCGCGCCTTCGCCTTGCATCTTGCCCGCAGACTTGGTTCTTTTCCAATGTATGTATCAACCTTACTGTTACGTTATTCCTAAAATAACATACAAAGGGTTATTTATTGATGATCAACGAAACTagtatggagaggaggaaaaaaaaaaaaaaaaaaaaagcagactcATATGCATCTCTACAGTAATGCTGCTAATTGTAACATGGCATAATCTACAAGTATATATACAGACTATTCAGGCTTTCATCTCCTGCCACATAAATTACCCTGCTAGTGAGCAACTTACAACAACAAAGCACACAGAAAATTTGCATACAATAATTACAAGTCAATAGGAAGCACCATACCtggaatgtattattattaattcCTCTTAGAGAATGAGGAAATTAAGTAGTACGGTAATACTTTCATATTTAGATTATATAGGATACCAGTATACTCTGATGATTTCCACTACCCTGCTATTCACGATTATTAtaagtatataatatatacactACATACTTAGTTTCCTTATAAGTTGTATCACACTATATAATCACAAGAAAAGGCTACAGCAACAGATATGCAAGAATCCTAATGACTATAAGGCATCAGGTGAACAGGACAGGGACACCAAAGAGTGTATGGGGGGACTGGGGGAGTCTGGCCGCAGTCTCACTCGTGAACAAGAGTCTATATATCAATGTAGTGTGTGGTAGCTGCAGTGTGACAACCTACAGGGCTGCCAAGGAAGGGCTGGCCTGATGAGAGCATATGGCATTGCTTGCTCACACAAGCACCAAATGCTtcctggaagaagaaagggatttGACAGTCAGAAAGAAAGTTTGTAGTCCATCTAGACAATCTGGTACATGTATCTCGTCTAAAGAAGTCTTTCTCTATGTACAATACTGGAATGGGTAAATCTTAAAAACTACATATATTTTGACACAAATAAGTATTTGTATTGTAAGCTTCAAATTAGTCATCAGGAACTCAGTAACCTCAATGTAGGATCTTCGTTAGTCACTGGACCTTAAATGTAACAAGTATCATATCCCTTTTTAGTAACATTCAAGTTTAGCTAATAAGTATTCACTATCCTTCATAATAATATATCATATATGAACATACATGTACAAAAGGCAACCTACAGTATTCATGCTCCACATTCATATAGATGAGCATACCAGAGAAGTAATAGAGTTTCAGTATATGGGCTTCTACTTTAAGTGCACTTTCATTTCAACTAAACTAAGAGACAAAAATAGGTAGTTTATGAATAATATTAAGCTTCACAGCAATGAACATTTACAAAGTCTTCACGCTCCACCTGCAGTAATATTAGCTCAGGTGTCTGTCGTCTGCTGGATGCGGTTTTCCCACTGGGCGATAAGCGCACTGCGTCGTCTCACTGTCTTGTCTGGGACCTGTGGATGTTAAGGGACTACATGAGCAGCAACCAAGATACTATCATTTAAGATAATCAGGGATAATTAAAGATTAAAGATTTATGGGTACAAGCTCCTCTTTCCCATGATcgagactattttttttttgtttttggggGGGACATCAAGAATGTTCCAGTAAAGGAGCTGAAATACAACATTTATTGTTTTCCCAGGCAAAACATACCATACATTCATTTATAATGCACAAAACTTTGTGCCACAAAAGTATTCTCAAATATTCTTTCCCATGATCTCAAAATATAAAATCTGTACTGTGAAGGAAACTAAAGAAGCATGTAAGGTAAAGAAGCCAAAGTTCCTTAATTTCAGAGATCTAGAATGTGTGCCATCGATTTTCATTATGGTATACATACACTACCAATGCCATACAGCTTACTTTTAACATACAGCTTACTTTTAAATGTAATATTCATATTAAAATGGGATTTGCTAGTTCTTGATGATTAATTCTATGTTGCAAATGTCAGTCTTCTATTTTATGCTTTTTACATCCTATTCTGTGCAATAATATGGAAGTGCTACATCACAGAAGCTTGCTTCACTGGCAGGAACACACTGATGGGCATCATGCGTATACAGTGAATAGCAACAGTTGCACTGGGGATCTTTACTAAAACTTGCAAAATTAATGTTACCTTAATTATACCCATATTATTTTGTCCTCTACAGACtgcagaagagagaagagatacaTATGATTTTACTGTGTCCACAACAGTGAAAATACTAAACTCAACAGCAAAGTGCCTGGTCttaatgaagacaaaaaataataacaattaataaTGGCAGGTCATACTTAaaaatctacctttcttttctgACATATAAATTAACTTGGACAATTCTGAGACACATAGCACTAGAGAGATATGCCATTCAAGCACATTAAAATGAGACATATTTCATGTTCCTATTTACTTGAGAATTCTTGATACAGAAATATCAGAATCTGGTCATGAGCTGGAATATTCCAGTGTGAGTGCATTTTCCAATATTAAGGATATTCAGTGCACTGGTTTTGTAGTATTTAAGAATCCTAACTTCTGCCTCTTTTTCACATTCCTTTAAGTCACACACAGTCGTACAGCTTCCTGCATCACCTCACCTGGGGTTGTTCAGGTTCATCAAGGAGGTTAGGGTTGGACTGGGCAGGCCGGATACCATTCATCTCTGAGAGGCTGTGgttactctcctcttcctctgttagGTCCTGGTCATCTTCAGTGCCACCAATATCCAACAGGTTTGGCTGTGACCGAGCCATCTGGAAAGCTCGCAAGCGCCTGGAAATGAGGGTTGAATGAGCAGTAGCAATTGTTAGGAGtcagatatatatatttactttggATCAAATTTCATCTACCAGTCAATTAATATGCAAATGCCGTATGTCCCTAATAACGTGGCCATGACAAGGCTTTAAAAAGAAGCAGGCAACCACCTTAAAGTGCACCAAGCCCAGATAACAGATTTATGGTACCTTAGCTCCTCTTCCCGCATTTGCATCTCCTTCAGCTCTGACTGTATCTTCTCTTCAGCGGTGCAGTAAGAGCGGCGGTAATACTGCTTTGGAGGCTGTGTGCTGGCAATCACTGATTCTGAAGCTGAATTGTTCATAGAGGTGAACTCAGGTTTCATCTTAGCCAGAGTCTCTCGCTGTATGACAGCTGACTGTATAAGCAAAGGAACAAAGATTAACAATCACTGAAATGACAAAGTGCCAAAGCATTAGTATAATatgtaagaaagaaatattttcaTTGGAACATGAAATAGTATCTTTGATTCTTGTGGTAACTGTGAACAAataatttacatattttttaatAATAAGACATTAAGCAGTTGAAGtcatataattaaataaataaattgcctTATATTTACTTGGAAATATTTTCAAGCATGTAACATAGAATGCCTGTTAAATATGCAGCAACATCAGCATCAAGCACTAACCTTGGGTTCGACTCTCATGGGCCGAGTGCGCACCCCAAGGGAGGTGGTGTGggtgagggtggggggaggggaggtaaatGCAGACCCTGTCATCTTCCCACGGGATGCTATGAATTTCTGCATGAGTCCCTTTGGTGGacgggtggtggaggtggtggacagGTTGTTGGTAGACAAGCTTCGGGAGAGACCGTTGCGGTTGAGGGCTGGGGAGGGGGTGAAGTTGGGGACAGGAGATGCTGGGCTCCTGGGGGATGGGCAACGCTttggggtggaggaaggggtggtgctggtgctgacACGGTGGGTGCAGGGGAGGGCCTGGGAGCGGGGACTCTCAAGCGGCTGGCTCATATCACTAAAGTCAGACAAGCGGGTCACCtataaagggagaagggaaggacttGAGGAAGTGATATAAAGATACAATCTTTAAAATGAAGTAGAAAAATAACTGGAGGATACaataataaatatgtatactactCAACTAATTTAGCTGCCACCTACAAAGGATGATGTCAGAACTTTTGGATGACCCATACTGCAAATCTTAAAAGAATAGAAGATACACTGGTAAATAAACTACAGAGCTAATACTATTTCTATCTTCTGGAGGCAAGCTATAAAAATACAAACCTCTAGGGAAATAGAACATACAATGGTCAATGAACTACTGAAGTATTAACACTATTTCCACCTTGAACTACTAAACTAATActaataaactaaactaaactaatacTACTAAACTACTAAACTAATACTAgttactctttcttcttatcaatTGAATAGCAACAATGATAACTAGTACTGGCACCACTACTGCTGTATAGTTAATGCAGGCTTCCCACCTCCGGTCAGTAACAGAGGGAGAGGCAACAGTTCCCTTGCAAAACATTACCATCACACAAGCTCCAGTCGCAGGCTTCTCTTTCAGCATaaactttttccttctcatcttcactgGTTTCTCAAACAATATATACTTTTCTCCGAATCCACGTGTCAGCTTTATGTGAAACCAAGTACTCTTACAACGTGCATTCTACCTCAGTGATTATATATCATCAACTTAATATATCACAGATTTCAATGTAATGAAAGCCAAGATGTAATGAACTATTTATCTGTCCACATACATTATATAACAAAAGCTTcgacaaaggaaggaatgacgGAGTCTAAAGCTTGTAGCTATATAGTATTTGGAAATGTTGATATATAAAAGTGCTGTAATAGAAACTTTAGTAGTAAtaaacatagtagtagtagtcgtaataaataacaacaacaacaacaaaattatcaaTTCTCACCTTAGAATCAACAGTCTCCTCTGATGTAGTAAGAATCTTGCCAGCGTCCCTCAACTCCCTCTCCTTCTGGCTGGTCTCCTGAATCTCAAGTTGGATTCTGGAGGTCGCCAGGCGGTGCTGTACATCCCGCCCATCTGTCTGAGATTTAGGAACAGCAGGAGCAGATGTGTTAGAGACAGGTGTAGTGGAGGCAGCGACAGGGCGAGGTTGGGCAGATCCATTGAGTAAGCCCTTCTCTCGTCTAtacgcctcctctctctccctcgccaaTCGTATCTCCCTCTCGATGACAGACTCCTTCTGCATCCTGTGGGAAGAAGAGGCCCGTGAGAAATCAGGGGAAAACGTGGGAGCAAAGCAGGATTCTGTGAAGGATGATTATGACACTGTAAGGACGAGTtgcaaaggagggaggaaggaggaaatgatggtgacataaaggagatgagaatggaggaaggagagaccatgagaaagaaaggaaggtttaGGAAGGACAGatcgtgaggaggaggaagtgaaggaaggaaggtaaagggtAGGATAAAATGTAGGAGAGAGGCCATGAAAAATTATGgacgggaagaaaggaggagggagggaggaagggatgacgTAAgatggacagggagagaggtagatgaATATGACCAGGAGGGAAAGGCTacggaaagaaatgaaaggtctgtcaaggaagagggggaaggaaagaaaggaggaggaagagatgacgtaagatggacagggagagaggtagatgaATATGgccaggaggagggaaaagctacggaaagaaatgaaaggtcTGTCAAGGAAGAGGGATATAGCAAGAGGATGCAGAGGTCATGATGGAGTtttgaaggaaagagggaagaaaggaagaataaagaagagaaactgagaaaggaaagtttatgaaggaagaagagaagaaaggagaaataaagaagaaaagctaTGAGGAAGGAAGATTTATGAAGGAAGACGGGAGAAATACAGACGGTATGAGAAAGGAAGgtttgtgaaggaaggaaggaaggaagagaggaggagtcaAGTGCCGTTAGCGAGGTCACGTCCTTCGCTACCTTGTCGGCAGGAGTAACCACAGGGTCAAGACACCACGGAGGTGATGACGCTAACCTTGTACTaaacgtacgtacgtacgtacgtacgtttgtgtgtgtgtgtgtgtgtgtgtgtgtgtgtgtgtgtgtgtgtgtgtgtgtgtgtgtgtgtgtgtgtgtgtgtgtgtagtatgtgtgtgtgtgtgtgtgtgtgtttcggtcCACCACTATCGAtttgaggaataaaaaaaaaaacacacacacacagtctctttctcagacgagagagagagagagagagagagagagagagagagagagagagagagagagagagagagagagagagagagagagagagagagagagagaaatgaagacaaAACAACCGAAAGTGAGCAGCGACAAGCCACGTGCACGATTTCtaatgaaaaatgagagagaaaaaaacaaaaaaaaacgagagaattCGTGAGATCCAGCAGTGAGTGTTGAGGATCACGCTCCCGGAGAAAGCTTAATGCATCACATATACTGTAGTGTGATCTATGGATTGGGCTGGAACCTTTTCACGCACTGCACATCCCAATTTCTTACTCCAAGGAGGCCATAACTGTTCGCTGATTGGaaagatatagaaaaataacaacagaaaaatcCTTGACAACGAACGGAAAAACGAATCTCAGTCAAATGTgaagctagtgtgtgtgtgtgtgtgtgtgtgtgtgtgtgtgtgtgtgtgtgtgtgtgtgtgtgtgtgttacctcgTACTCAAACCCCACAAGGCGCCGGCAGCCCACAGGCGTGGCTTCACTGGACCCCGTAAGCGGTAATATACAGAGGCATTACACGacaaggaaggggggagggtgtTGGAGGCCGCGGTTACGTTAAGTGGCTCCGCACCTCACCTGAAAACCCTACACATCTCTGGACTTGCAACCACGTCattaccccctcccccctcacccttcCACATCACTGCAACTCACCAAAATGATgtcctttactactactactactactactactactactactactactactactactactaccacccatTCCCAACAGTATCACCCTTACAAAACACCTCAACTTAACACCCATCATCCTTAGAAATCAGCATTACCTTTCACGCCATCACTACACTTCTTCCCTTACATAACCCATCATTCCCCTACACAACACTCGTATAaaacaccatcactatcaccaggCACCACAACCGTCATCACCCACAGGCCGCCCCAGCACGCACACGCCCCATCACAAAGCCGCGAGTCACCACCGCAATGTCGAGAAGCGGAGCAAAACACTACGAACTCTGATAACCAATTATTTCCTCCCGCAAAGTCTTCGTGTTACGTTGGTGCGCCGGTCACACGTCTGAACACAACACCTGGTGAAGCGGTGAACACAGAGAGGTACACGGGAGTCACTAGCTCACGCactcgcttcctcctccctcgccgtctgtctgtctgtctgtctgttggccGTATGCTTATTCGTTTAGCTGTGCAACAATAAACTAAGCTGATTTCCATAAAGCCCTGCATTGACTtcctggatctctctctctctctctctctctctctctctctctctctctctctctctctctctctgtgtgtgtgtgtgtgtgtgtgtgtgtgtgtgtgtgtgtgtgtgtgtgtgtgtgtgtgtgttggacatGTCACTATGATTACCTGTGCACTCTTACATGGCACTTTTTTTGTCAAGCGTAATCATCCGTGCAATACTTTTCTTACTTATGAATCTCTTTccatcccattctctctctctctctctctctctctctctctctctctctctctctctctctctctctctctctctctctctctcttaccccatAGAGTGGTAGAGAGGCAGAGGAGCAGCTCCTTCAGCTGTGGCGGCGACAGAATGAGGGCGTGACGGACAGTCCAGCCCACGTGGTgcgctggacacacacacacacacgcacacacacacacacacacaacgtcacCCTTGATCttgtataggagagagagagagagagagagagagagagagagagaggagagagagagagagagagagagagagagagagagagagagagagagagagagagagagagaactaatgtTATGCGTATGTACACCTTTGAGGCTTGCCCTAAATAAACACCGCCTTcgcaggcaggcacacacacacacacacacacacacacacacacacacacacacacacacacacacacacacacacacacacacacacacacacacacacacacctctgtgaATGCACGGGTAATTACGTCTGCATTCAGTAAAGGTAATCAGTGTGGGATGAGAAAGtggttaagaaaagaaaacgtcatctagaaaagaaagacgggaagaaagaaagactgatttaaaaagagatacgagaaggaaaattatcataaggtaaaagaagaaagaaaattatcaaaaggtgaaagaagaaagaaaaaagtgagctaatgtaaattaaaagaaaaaggaaagttatctgaagaaaaaaatgaaaaaaaaaaaactgatcaaaaattgaaagaaagacgggagagagagagagagagagagagagagagagagagagagagagagagagagagagagagagagagagagagagagataacgaacgcgcgaaagaaaaagaaaacaaagcataAAACACATAACGGATGACaaggttgtaaaaaaaaaa
This window encodes:
- the LOC135105518 gene encoding uncharacterized protein LOC135105518 isoform X13 — encoded protein: MYHPPSDAPLPPHPPPLHAVSGEVEYFSILDNKKATKTYWESRMHTKMDDGGWESVANVRFQPIPGVVESSPPPQDTRGARIVETVAKKPASQENIIEAEIRAQQQREDEMRRQQTIKSEVREKGASSPASHDSDEGFVDRLEVTGPHPSLATAPGYTHTIPGTDGEPVIYDAVSPPPTEYLSDRSTPTPSNPPVTTITAPTVTPVAATTPNATEARIALEIRELKEREDELRQMREELMASRENLLDDEEVRSSASREQLLEDHLTSLTTTTDEGNFSECGDPASSEDKSSDGSNSRMMSPDLHHHHIDFGRRRVTVKPYEEEEEEDQPVYTRMQKESVIEREIRLAREREEAYRREKGLLNGSAQPRPVAASTTPVSNTSAPAVPKSQTDGRDVQHRLATSRIQLEIQETSQKERELRDAGKILTTSEETVDSKVTRLSDFSDMSQPLESPRSQALPCTHRVSTSTTPSSTPKRCPSPRSPASPVPNFTPSPALNRNGLSRSLSTNNLSTTSTTRPPKGLMQKFIASRGKMTGSAFTSPPPTLTHTTSLGVRTRPMRVEPKSAVIQRETLAKMKPEFTSMNNSASESVIASTQPPKQYYRRSYCTAEEKIQSELKEMQMREEELRRLRAFQMARSQPNLLDIGGTEDDQDLTEEEESNHSLSEMNGIRPAQSNPNLLDEPEQPQVPDKTVRRRSALIAQWENRIQQTTDT
- the LOC135105518 gene encoding uncharacterized protein LOC135105518 isoform X15; the protein is MHTKMDDGGWESVANVRFQPIPGVVESSPPPQDTRGARIVETVAKKPASQENIIEAEIRAQQQREDEMRRQQTIKSEVREKGASSPASHDSDEGFVDRLEVTGPHPSLATAPGYTHTIPGTDGEPVIYDAVSPPPTEYLSDRSTPTPSNPPVTTITAPTVTPVAATTPNATEARIALEIRELKEREDELRQMREELMASRENLLDDEEVRSSASREQLLEDHLTSLTTTTDEGNFSECGDPASSEDKSSDGSNSRMMSPDLHHHHIDFGRRRVTVKPYEEEEEEDQPVYTRMQKESVIEREIRLAREREEAYRREKGLLNGSAQPRPVAASTTPVSNTSAPAVPKSQTDGRDVQHRLATSRIQLEIQETSQKERELRDAGKILTTSEETVDSKVTRLSDFSDMSQPLESPRSQALPCTHRVSTSTTPSSTPKRCPSPRSPASPVPNFTPSPALNRNGLSRSLSTNNLSTTSTTRPPKGLMQKFIASRGKMTGSAFTSPPPTLTHTTSLGVRTRPMRVEPKSAVIQRETLAKMKPEFTSMNNSASESVIASTQPPKQYYRRSYCTAEEKIQSELKEMQMREEELRRLRAFQMARSQPNLLDIGGTEDDQDLTEEEESNHSLSEMNGIRPAQSNPNLLDEPEQPQVPDKTVRRRSALIAQWENRIQQTTDT
- the LOC135105518 gene encoding uncharacterized protein LOC135105518 isoform X12; the encoded protein is MHTKMDDGGWESVANVRFQPIPGVVESSPPPQVQDGPLAVPPPPQFDNSPTESEVSSPPSLDEAPAPTLPEPRPAKQYVYGVTNAPPQDTRGARIVETVAKKPASQENIIEAEIRAQQQREDEMRRQQTIKSEVREKGASSPASHDSDEGFVDRLEVTGPHPSLATAPGYTHTIPGTDGEPVIYDAVSPPPTEYLSDRSTPTPSNPPVTTITAPTVTPVAATTPNATEARIALEIRELKEREDELRQMREELMASRENLLDDEEVRSSASREQLLEDHLTSLTTTTDEGNFSECGDPASSEDKSSDGSNSRMMSPDLHHHHIDFGRRRVTVKPYEEEEEEDQPVYTRMQKESVIEREIRLAREREEAYRREKGLLNGSAQPRPVAASTTPVSNTSAPAVPKSQTDGRDVQHRLATSRIQLEIQETSQKERELRDAGKILTTSEETVDSKVTRLSDFSDMSQPLESPRSQALPCTHRVSTSTTPSSTPKRCPSPRSPASPVPNFTPSPALNRNGLSRSLSTNNLSTTSTTRPPKGLMQKFIASRGKMTGSAFTSPPPTLTHTTSLGVRTRPMRVEPKSAVIQRETLAKMKPEFTSMNNSASESVIASTQPPKQYYRRSYCTAEEKIQSELKEMQMREEELRRLRAFQMARSQPNLLDIGGTEDDQDLTEEEESNHSLSEMNGIRPAQSNPNLLDEPEQPQVPDKTVRRRSALIAQWENRIQQTTDT
- the LOC135105518 gene encoding uncharacterized protein LOC135105518 isoform X11, which translates into the protein MHTKMDDGGWESVANVRFQPIPGVVESSPPPQVQDGPLAVPPPPQFDNSPTESEVSSPPSLDEAPAPTLPEPRPAKQYVYGVTNAPPQQDTRGARIVETVAKKPASQENIIEAEIRAQQQREDEMRRQQTIKSEVREKGASSPASHDSDEGFVDRLEVTGPHPSLATAPGYTHTIPGTDGEPVIYDAVSPPPTEYLSDRSTPTPSNPPVTTITAPTVTPVAATTPNATEARIALEIRELKEREDELRQMREELMASRENLLDDEEVRSSASREQLLEDHLTSLTTTTDEGNFSECGDPASSEDKSSDGSNSRMMSPDLHHHHIDFGRRRVTVKPYEEEEEEDQPVYTRMQKESVIEREIRLAREREEAYRREKGLLNGSAQPRPVAASTTPVSNTSAPAVPKSQTDGRDVQHRLATSRIQLEIQETSQKERELRDAGKILTTSEETVDSKVTRLSDFSDMSQPLESPRSQALPCTHRVSTSTTPSSTPKRCPSPRSPASPVPNFTPSPALNRNGLSRSLSTNNLSTTSTTRPPKGLMQKFIASRGKMTGSAFTSPPPTLTHTTSLGVRTRPMRVEPKSAVIQRETLAKMKPEFTSMNNSASESVIASTQPPKQYYRRSYCTAEEKIQSELKEMQMREEELRRLRAFQMARSQPNLLDIGGTEDDQDLTEEEESNHSLSEMNGIRPAQSNPNLLDEPEQPQVPDKTVRRRSALIAQWENRIQQTTDT
- the LOC135105518 gene encoding uncharacterized protein LOC135105518 isoform X9 produces the protein MPGEVEYFSILDNKKATKTYWESRMHTKMDDGGWESVANVRFQPIPGVVESSPPPQVQDGPLAVPPPPQFDNSPTESEVSSPPSLDEAPAPTLPEPRPAKQYVYGVTNAPPQQDTRGARIVETVAKKPASQENIIEAEIRAQQQREDEMRRQQTIKSEVREKGASSPASHDSDEGFVDRLEVTGPHPSLATAPGYTHTIPGTDGEPVIYDAVSPPPTEYLSDRSTPTPSNPPVTTITAPTVTPVAATTPNATEARIALEIRELKEREDELRQMREELMASRENLLDDEEVRSSASREQLLEDHLTSLTTTTDEGNFSECGDPASSEDKSSDGSNSRMMSPDLHHHHIDFGRRRVTVKPYEEEEEEDQPVYTRMQKESVIEREIRLAREREEAYRREKGLLNGSAQPRPVAASTTPVSNTSAPAVPKSQTDGRDVQHRLATSRIQLEIQETSQKERELRDAGKILTTSEETVDSKVTRLSDFSDMSQPLESPRSQALPCTHRVSTSTTPSSTPKRCPSPRSPASPVPNFTPSPALNRNGLSRSLSTNNLSTTSTTRPPKGLMQKFIASRGKMTGSAFTSPPPTLTHTTSLGVRTRPMRVEPKSAVIQRETLAKMKPEFTSMNNSASESVIASTQPPKQYYRRSYCTAEEKIQSELKEMQMREEELRRLRAFQMARSQPNLLDIGGTEDDQDLTEEEESNHSLSEMNGIRPAQSNPNLLDEPEQPQVPDKTVRRRSALIAQWENRIQQTTDT
- the LOC135105518 gene encoding uncharacterized protein LOC135105518 isoform X10 — translated: MPGEVEYFSILDNKKATKTYWESRMHTKMDDGGWESVANVRFQPIPGVVESSPPPQVQDGPLAVPPPPQFDNSPTESEVSSPPSLDEAPAPTLPEPRPAKQYVYGVTNAPPQDTRGARIVETVAKKPASQENIIEAEIRAQQQREDEMRRQQTIKSEVREKGASSPASHDSDEGFVDRLEVTGPHPSLATAPGYTHTIPGTDGEPVIYDAVSPPPTEYLSDRSTPTPSNPPVTTITAPTVTPVAATTPNATEARIALEIRELKEREDELRQMREELMASRENLLDDEEVRSSASREQLLEDHLTSLTTTTDEGNFSECGDPASSEDKSSDGSNSRMMSPDLHHHHIDFGRRRVTVKPYEEEEEEDQPVYTRMQKESVIEREIRLAREREEAYRREKGLLNGSAQPRPVAASTTPVSNTSAPAVPKSQTDGRDVQHRLATSRIQLEIQETSQKERELRDAGKILTTSEETVDSKVTRLSDFSDMSQPLESPRSQALPCTHRVSTSTTPSSTPKRCPSPRSPASPVPNFTPSPALNRNGLSRSLSTNNLSTTSTTRPPKGLMQKFIASRGKMTGSAFTSPPPTLTHTTSLGVRTRPMRVEPKSAVIQRETLAKMKPEFTSMNNSASESVIASTQPPKQYYRRSYCTAEEKIQSELKEMQMREEELRRLRAFQMARSQPNLLDIGGTEDDQDLTEEEESNHSLSEMNGIRPAQSNPNLLDEPEQPQVPDKTVRRRSALIAQWENRIQQTTDT
- the LOC135105518 gene encoding uncharacterized protein LOC135105518 isoform X14, with product MPGEVEYFSILDNKKATKTYWESRMHTKMDDGGWESVANVRFQPIPGVVESSPPPQDTRGARIVETVAKKPASQENIIEAEIRAQQQREDEMRRQQTIKSEVREKGASSPASHDSDEGFVDRLEVTGPHPSLATAPGYTHTIPGTDGEPVIYDAVSPPPTEYLSDRSTPTPSNPPVTTITAPTVTPVAATTPNATEARIALEIRELKEREDELRQMREELMASRENLLDDEEVRSSASREQLLEDHLTSLTTTTDEGNFSECGDPASSEDKSSDGSNSRMMSPDLHHHHIDFGRRRVTVKPYEEEEEEDQPVYTRMQKESVIEREIRLAREREEAYRREKGLLNGSAQPRPVAASTTPVSNTSAPAVPKSQTDGRDVQHRLATSRIQLEIQETSQKERELRDAGKILTTSEETVDSKVTRLSDFSDMSQPLESPRSQALPCTHRVSTSTTPSSTPKRCPSPRSPASPVPNFTPSPALNRNGLSRSLSTNNLSTTSTTRPPKGLMQKFIASRGKMTGSAFTSPPPTLTHTTSLGVRTRPMRVEPKSAVIQRETLAKMKPEFTSMNNSASESVIASTQPPKQYYRRSYCTAEEKIQSELKEMQMREEELRRLRAFQMARSQPNLLDIGGTEDDQDLTEEEESNHSLSEMNGIRPAQSNPNLLDEPEQPQVPDKTVRRRSALIAQWENRIQQTTDT